One Rhodothermus bifroesti DNA window includes the following coding sequences:
- a CDS encoding NADH-quinone oxidoreductase subunit J family protein produces the protein MLAQLLFFLLAVTAVAAALGMLIARNPVSSALWLVLNLFCIAGLYLTLQATFLGVIQVLIYAGAIMVLFLFVIMLLNLEALPRPRDIDWGKVLAFVVVMMVLAQLVYVVALGLDVLPTFTPTPEQAALTGSAQALGRELLTRYIMPLQVIGILLLAATIGAVMLAKRRFV, from the coding sequence ATGCTAGCTCAGCTATTGTTTTTCCTGCTTGCCGTTACGGCTGTGGCCGCGGCGTTGGGCATGCTCATCGCCCGCAACCCGGTTTCCAGTGCGCTGTGGCTGGTACTTAACTTGTTTTGCATTGCAGGCTTGTATTTGACCCTGCAAGCGACTTTCCTGGGGGTGATTCAGGTGCTGATCTACGCCGGTGCCATCATGGTGCTGTTTCTGTTTGTGATTATGCTACTCAACCTGGAGGCGCTGCCGCGTCCGCGCGACATTGACTGGGGCAAAGTGCTCGCGTTTGTTGTGGTCATGATGGTGCTGGCCCAATTGGTTTATGTGGTAGCACTGGGATTGGATGTACTGCCAACGTTTACGCCTACGCCTGAGCAAGCAGCACTTACTGGCAGTGCGCAGGCACTTGGACGAGAGCTGCTTACGCGCTACATTATGCCGCTACAGGTCATTGGAATTTTGCTGCTGGCGGCAACCATTGGGGCTGTGATGCTGGCCAAGCGGCGTTTTGTGTGA
- a CDS encoding alkaline phosphatase: MKRLLLLLLSIGFALPLEAQPENRPKNLILMIADGCGPASITMARDYARAVLGRKALALDAIQVGAVRTASASSRVTDSAAGATAYACGIKTYNGALAVDTAGQPVATLLEAAKAQGMAVGLVATSRITHATPAAFAAHVPQRAMESEIALQMLAQGIEVLLGGGWDYFLPPAEGGRRTDGRNLLREAEQQGYHIVRHRAALRQPLRPPVLGLFAQDHLPYEIDRDTTQIPSLAEMTQLAIELLRQHPKGFFLMVEGSRIDHAGHANDAAAHVRDVLAYDEAVAVALDFAQKDGQTLVVSVADHETGGLSLGRNVDGQGIYAWHPEVLARVRASYERLLPALRDAAANQEAVLRELAGIDSLTALERALLDQAAGDPAALQAALTEIIGRRAVVGWTSNGHTAVDVNLYAYGPGATSLVGSFENDELGRRLAALMGFDLQTLTQQLRQKLVGQSH; the protein is encoded by the coding sequence ATGAAGCGCTTGCTTCTGCTATTGCTTAGCATCGGTTTTGCACTACCACTCGAGGCCCAGCCCGAAAATCGTCCCAAGAACCTGATTTTGATGATCGCGGATGGGTGTGGGCCGGCGAGCATCACTATGGCCCGCGACTATGCCCGGGCAGTGCTGGGCCGCAAGGCGTTGGCCCTAGATGCCATTCAGGTAGGGGCCGTGCGCACGGCTTCAGCCTCTAGCCGAGTGACCGACTCGGCTGCTGGCGCTACAGCCTACGCTTGCGGCATCAAGACCTACAATGGGGCTTTGGCCGTCGATACGGCCGGGCAGCCGGTAGCTACCCTGCTGGAAGCAGCCAAAGCGCAGGGCATGGCTGTAGGTTTGGTCGCTACCAGTCGCATCACGCATGCAACGCCAGCCGCTTTTGCTGCTCATGTGCCGCAGCGGGCAATGGAAAGCGAAATTGCCTTGCAGATGCTGGCTCAAGGCATCGAGGTGCTCTTAGGGGGTGGGTGGGACTACTTCCTGCCCCCAGCCGAAGGAGGGCGCCGCACAGACGGACGCAACTTGCTGCGCGAGGCTGAGCAACAAGGATATCATATTGTGCGCCACCGTGCTGCACTGCGCCAGCCCCTACGGCCACCCGTACTCGGTCTGTTCGCTCAAGACCACCTGCCCTACGAGATCGATCGGGACACCACGCAAATTCCTTCATTGGCAGAAATGACCCAGCTGGCCATCGAGTTGCTTCGGCAGCATCCTAAGGGGTTTTTTTTGATGGTCGAAGGCAGTCGGATCGACCATGCTGGTCATGCTAACGATGCCGCTGCCCATGTGCGCGACGTATTGGCCTATGACGAAGCTGTAGCCGTAGCGCTCGACTTTGCCCAAAAAGATGGCCAGACGCTGGTGGTATCGGTCGCAGACCATGAAACTGGCGGACTTTCCTTGGGCCGTAACGTCGATGGTCAGGGTATCTATGCCTGGCATCCGGAGGTGCTGGCGCGCGTGCGCGCTTCCTATGAGCGCTTACTTCCTGCATTGCGGGACGCGGCAGCAAACCAAGAGGCGGTGCTGCGTGAACTGGCAGGAATCGACAGCCTAACTGCCCTTGAGCGTGCACTTCTGGATCAGGCGGCCGGCGACCCGGCCGCACTGCAGGCGGCGTTGACCGAGATCATCGGACGCCGAGCCGTAGTCGGCTGGACCAGCAATGGCCACACAGCAGTCGACGTCAACCTGTACGCTTACGGCCCAGGGGCTACGTCCCTTGTGGGTAGCTTCGAAAACGATGAGCTAGGGCGCCGCTTAGCTGCCCTTATGGGATTTGACCTACAAACGCTTACCCAGCAGTTGCGTCAAAAGCTGGTTGGGCAAAGCCATTAA
- the nuoK gene encoding NADH-quinone oxidoreductase subunit NuoK, which translates to MEVTLNWYLALGVVLFTLGVLGVLFRRNAIVILMSVELMLNAVNLTLVALSQAMGDVSGQVLVFFVIAVAAAEAAVGLAIVIALFRKKVTVDVGAFNLFKY; encoded by the coding sequence ATGGAAGTTACGCTGAACTGGTATCTCGCCTTGGGGGTTGTGCTATTCACGCTGGGTGTACTGGGCGTGCTTTTCCGGCGGAATGCTATTGTTATCCTCATGTCGGTTGAGTTGATGCTCAATGCCGTTAACCTAACGCTGGTGGCGCTGAGCCAAGCGATGGGCGATGTTTCAGGCCAGGTACTGGTGTTTTTTGTCATCGCGGTAGCAGCGGCCGAAGCCGCCGTTGGGCTGGCTATTGTGATTGCGTTGTTCCGTAAGAAAGTGACCGTCGACGTAGGCGCCTTTAACCTCTTTAAGTACTGA
- a CDS encoding sodium:proton antiporter encodes MDTHSCRTWSGPACVLRPFLLGLLLWGLQPAQAQQAVPNAPEAIEAISAAAVQPADTSAHEAPGVAHGPRPPVWLVLPFVLLLVMIATGPLFYPHHWHHHYPKYAVGLGLLVSLYYIVALGSFTTVLHAIEEYLSFIALVASLFIAASGIYVNINAKGTPRNNVILLFVGSLVANLIATTGAAMLFVRSYMRLNKGRLKPYHIIFFIFLVANVGGALTPIGDPPLFLGFLRGVPFFWTLEHVWFVWLPTVLLILAVFYVIDSRNKAASPDPDPNQPLLQIRGAKNFLWVLVIILSVFLDPNVFDWVPDLRELYHLPIGIREMIMFSVAVLAYKFADREALQKNAFTFEPIREVGWLFLGIFATMQPALQLISLFAYEHAEQLTVGMFYWSAGMLSSVLDNAPTYLNFVAAAMGKFGLDVNVPQQVKAFALPEMAHPESWFYLQAISIAAVFFGAMTYIGNAPNFMVKAIAEENKVSMPSFMGYVTRYSLPILIPIYFVIYALFYSGWFPSLDAWVEQLIR; translated from the coding sequence ATGGACACGCACTCTTGCAGGACGTGGAGCGGGCCAGCCTGTGTGCTGCGCCCGTTTCTTTTGGGCCTACTGCTTTGGGGCTTGCAGCCCGCACAGGCGCAGCAAGCGGTTCCCAACGCGCCTGAAGCCATTGAAGCAATCTCTGCAGCGGCAGTGCAGCCCGCTGATACATCAGCCCACGAAGCTCCTGGTGTAGCGCATGGGCCGCGGCCGCCTGTGTGGCTGGTGTTGCCTTTTGTGCTGCTTTTGGTGATGATTGCTACAGGGCCACTGTTTTATCCCCACCACTGGCATCATCACTATCCAAAGTATGCCGTAGGCCTTGGGCTATTGGTATCGTTATACTACATTGTGGCCTTGGGGTCTTTTACTACAGTGCTGCATGCCATAGAGGAATATCTTTCGTTTATTGCACTGGTCGCCTCGCTGTTTATTGCTGCCAGCGGCATTTACGTGAACATTAATGCCAAGGGCACGCCGCGTAATAACGTCATTTTGCTGTTTGTTGGATCGCTGGTGGCCAACCTGATTGCGACCACAGGGGCTGCCATGCTGTTTGTGCGGAGCTACATGCGGCTTAACAAAGGCCGCCTTAAGCCCTATCATATCATCTTTTTCATCTTTTTAGTAGCCAATGTGGGAGGGGCGTTAACGCCCATAGGTGATCCACCCCTATTTTTGGGCTTTTTGCGGGGTGTTCCATTTTTTTGGACGCTAGAGCATGTTTGGTTTGTTTGGCTGCCAACGGTTCTACTTATTCTAGCGGTGTTCTATGTGATTGATTCACGGAACAAGGCTGCCAGTCCTGATCCTGATCCTAACCAACCGCTTTTGCAAATTCGCGGTGCCAAAAACTTCCTTTGGGTGCTGGTGATTATTCTTTCGGTGTTTCTTGACCCGAATGTGTTTGACTGGGTGCCTGATTTGCGAGAGTTGTACCACCTTCCGATAGGCATTCGGGAGATGATCATGTTTTCAGTAGCGGTGCTGGCCTATAAGTTTGCCGATCGCGAGGCGCTGCAGAAAAATGCGTTTACGTTTGAGCCTATTCGCGAGGTAGGCTGGTTGTTTTTAGGTATTTTTGCTACGATGCAGCCAGCACTGCAGCTGATCAGCCTGTTTGCCTATGAACACGCTGAACAGCTTACTGTGGGCATGTTTTACTGGAGTGCTGGAATGCTTTCTAGCGTGCTCGACAATGCCCCGACCTATCTAAACTTTGTGGCAGCAGCCATGGGTAAGTTTGGCTTGGATGTGAACGTGCCGCAGCAAGTTAAAGCATTTGCCCTGCCCGAAATGGCCCATCCGGAGTCTTGGTTCTACTTGCAGGCGATTTCCATTGCTGCTGTCTTTTTTGGCGCTATGACCTATATTGGAAATGCGCCCAACTTTATGGTCAAGGCGATCGCTGAAGAAAACAAAGTTAGCATGCCTTCTTTTATGGGGTATGTGACGCGGTATTCGCTGCCGATACTGATTCCCATTTACTTTGTGATTTACGCTCTCTTTTACAGTGGGTGGTTTCCGTCGCTTGACGCCTGGGTTGAGCAGTTGATTCGATAG
- a CDS encoding Ppx/GppA phosphatase family protein, giving the protein MAEEVDEVGACLVPTNVADIPQEATSPVRMCVVDLGTNSFHAVIVDALPGTFRVVDRFKEMVQLGDEGFQTHQLSEAAVARALRALKRIRLLAEGWGATEFLACATSAIREAENGGDFLQRVRHEIGLHVRVIDGLQEAHLIYKGVQRAVPMPEPTLIVDIGGGSTECIIATSTQALHLFSLKLGAARMRHRFITTDPISAEELHVLQAYYREQLVPVYAAARQHGVRELVGSSGTMENLASVCARMLGERRRSIYELAFPAEALRRVAHRILGASRQERQRMRGIDAKRLDQIVAGAALLDVMLEDLAIERVRISPHALREGIVVDFVEQNAPRLAQLTAFADVRRRSVYEMGWRFDWEYRHASQVAALALQLFDATRTLHQLAAADRELLEYAALLHDIGYHISHHSHHKHGLYLIKHADLRGFTSEEIAILANVVRYHRGSLPKPSHADFMALSPADRQRVRILAALLRLAEGLDRSHNQNVRALHVHLEPDRLRLHLETKSDPELEIWGGQRSADLFTQTFGLAVEVTAQVQQPLLETPAGA; this is encoded by the coding sequence ATGGCTGAAGAAGTAGACGAAGTCGGAGCCTGTCTGGTCCCTACCAACGTAGCAGACATCCCCCAGGAGGCCACCTCGCCAGTGCGGATGTGCGTGGTTGACCTGGGAACGAATTCTTTTCATGCTGTTATCGTCGATGCGCTGCCCGGTACGTTTCGAGTTGTGGATCGCTTCAAGGAAATGGTGCAGCTGGGGGATGAGGGGTTCCAAACCCATCAGCTCAGTGAGGCCGCTGTAGCGCGAGCACTTCGGGCCCTAAAGCGTATCCGGTTGCTTGCCGAGGGGTGGGGGGCTACAGAATTCTTAGCTTGTGCCACCAGCGCCATTCGTGAAGCAGAAAACGGTGGGGATTTCCTGCAGCGCGTTCGCCATGAGATTGGGTTGCACGTGCGCGTCATCGATGGGCTTCAAGAGGCGCACTTGATCTACAAAGGGGTGCAGCGGGCGGTGCCGATGCCCGAGCCTACCTTGATTGTAGACATTGGTGGGGGATCTACGGAATGCATCATTGCGACCAGCACGCAAGCGCTCCATCTGTTTAGCCTAAAGCTGGGTGCTGCGCGCATGCGCCATCGTTTTATCACTACCGATCCAATCTCGGCCGAAGAGCTTCACGTCTTGCAAGCGTACTATCGCGAGCAGCTGGTGCCGGTTTATGCGGCCGCACGGCAGCATGGTGTGCGTGAGCTGGTGGGTTCCTCAGGTACCATGGAAAACCTGGCATCTGTTTGCGCCCGCATGCTAGGTGAGCGGCGGCGTTCCATCTATGAGCTAGCGTTTCCAGCCGAGGCCTTGCGTCGCGTAGCCCATCGCATCTTAGGAGCGTCGCGCCAAGAACGGCAGCGCATGCGTGGCATTGATGCCAAACGGCTAGATCAGATCGTGGCTGGTGCTGCATTGCTTGACGTGATGCTTGAAGATTTGGCCATTGAGCGCGTGCGCATTTCGCCGCATGCCCTGCGCGAAGGCATTGTGGTCGATTTTGTTGAACAAAATGCCCCACGACTGGCGCAGCTTACTGCGTTTGCTGATGTGCGGCGGCGCAGCGTCTATGAAATGGGCTGGCGATTCGATTGGGAGTACCGTCATGCCAGCCAGGTAGCGGCGCTGGCACTGCAATTGTTTGATGCGACGCGGACGCTGCACCAGCTTGCAGCCGCCGACCGGGAGTTGCTTGAATATGCAGCCTTGCTGCACGACATCGGCTACCACATTAGCCACCACAGCCATCACAAGCACGGGCTTTATCTCATCAAACATGCCGATCTGCGCGGCTTTACTTCAGAGGAGATTGCCATTCTGGCCAACGTGGTACGCTACCATCGAGGGAGTTTGCCGAAGCCTTCACATGCCGATTTTATGGCCCTCTCGCCTGCGGATCGGCAACGCGTGCGCATTCTGGCCGCATTGCTACGCCTGGCTGAAGGGCTCGACCGCAGTCATAATCAGAACGTACGCGCACTTCACGTACACCTTGAGCCTGATCGCTTGCGGCTTCACCTTGAAACCAAAAGTGATCCGGAACTGGAGATCTGGGGAGGGCAGCGCAGTGCCGATCTGTTCACCCAAACCTTTGGGTTGGCTGTGGAAGTAACGGCACAGGTCCAACAGCCCCTGCTGGAGACGCCTGCGGGGGCTTAA
- a CDS encoding DEDD exonuclease domain-containing protein: MRLEAATFVVIDTETTGTGSDDRIIELAAVRLEGGHIVDHFSRLINPGRSVPLPITQLTGISTAMLVGQPAAKDVLPEFLDFLGDSVLVAHNMAFDQRMLELELQRIGRSWPSNPTLCTLRLARRLLPGLPRKGLDGLAAFFRIEPESRHRALGDALLTAKVLRHLLESAQQQGIETLEALLAFQYQPYPKRWQDPLAWLRAVVLPRIPGEPGVYLFRDGRGRLLYVGKARNLQARVRQYFTGIEAHPPRLRQLMAALRHIDWQATRTELEAFLEESHLIKAHRPLFNRAQLRYQTRPFLRLDITKTKATLAVTTFLMEDGAVYFGPLTSRRQALALLDALEATFQLQRLNPKTLRIDDRVCPGHAAGVCTQPCWEAIQQGESSALACLQAFLWGKHNGPLRLLEAAMRTAAAHLDFEAAARYRDHLRILEQVTQRLRAVPALGQHAVVLVQETPKRLAACLVCGGRPIAIQAFPLPLEKARFETWIKAAQATPLPTGPVGYDKRETEMMRLLHHWLWLHRDRGITVPWDPAEPEAVRWQRLRKSLRQVALGQALSQAQNVSKKRA; this comes from the coding sequence ATGCGGCTTGAGGCAGCCACCTTTGTCGTTATCGACACTGAAACCACCGGCACTGGCTCCGACGACCGCATCATTGAGCTGGCAGCCGTGCGTCTTGAGGGCGGGCACATTGTGGATCACTTTAGCCGTCTGATTAACCCAGGCCGATCAGTACCTCTACCCATTACGCAGCTGACGGGAATTTCGACGGCCATGTTGGTGGGCCAACCTGCAGCAAAAGACGTACTGCCTGAATTTCTAGATTTTCTCGGAGACAGTGTGCTAGTGGCGCACAACATGGCTTTTGACCAGCGAATGCTTGAGCTTGAATTGCAGCGCATCGGACGTTCCTGGCCCTCTAATCCCACGCTCTGCACGCTTCGCTTAGCCCGCAGGTTGCTTCCGGGATTACCAAGGAAAGGCCTAGATGGGCTGGCAGCGTTTTTCCGGATCGAACCTGAAAGCCGTCACCGTGCCCTGGGTGACGCATTGCTAACAGCAAAGGTGCTGCGCCACCTCCTGGAAAGCGCTCAGCAGCAAGGCATTGAAACGCTCGAAGCGTTACTGGCTTTCCAGTATCAACCCTATCCCAAGCGTTGGCAGGATCCGCTAGCGTGGTTGCGTGCCGTAGTGCTTCCGCGCATCCCTGGCGAGCCAGGGGTCTATCTGTTTCGCGATGGACGTGGGCGCCTGCTCTACGTTGGCAAAGCACGCAACTTACAAGCACGCGTGCGGCAGTACTTTACGGGCATTGAAGCCCATCCGCCGCGACTACGCCAGCTTATGGCTGCCCTGCGCCATATTGACTGGCAAGCGACGCGTACCGAGCTGGAGGCGTTTCTGGAAGAATCGCACTTGATTAAAGCCCACCGTCCCCTTTTCAATCGTGCGCAACTTCGCTACCAAACGCGGCCTTTTTTGCGACTAGACATTACAAAGACCAAAGCCACGCTTGCCGTCACCACGTTTCTCATGGAAGACGGCGCGGTTTATTTCGGCCCACTAACCAGCCGGCGGCAGGCGTTGGCCTTGCTTGATGCGCTTGAAGCAACTTTTCAATTGCAGCGGCTCAATCCTAAAACCCTTCGAATAGACGACCGGGTTTGTCCAGGACATGCAGCGGGTGTGTGCACACAACCCTGTTGGGAGGCTATCCAACAAGGGGAGAGCTCAGCACTCGCTTGTCTGCAAGCGTTTTTATGGGGTAAGCACAACGGCCCCCTTCGGCTGTTGGAAGCGGCTATGCGCACAGCAGCTGCACATTTGGATTTTGAAGCCGCGGCACGTTATCGTGACCATTTGCGGATACTTGAGCAGGTCACGCAACGCCTGCGAGCGGTACCTGCGCTGGGACAACATGCCGTTGTGCTGGTTCAGGAAACCCCCAAGCGTCTAGCAGCTTGCTTGGTGTGTGGAGGCCGTCCGATAGCCATTCAAGCCTTTCCCTTACCTTTAGAAAAGGCGAGGTTTGAGACTTGGATAAAAGCCGCGCAGGCGACGCCGTTGCCAACAGGACCGGTCGGTTACGATAAGCGAGAAACCGAGATGATGCGCCTGTTGCACCACTGGCTTTGGCTGCATCGGGATCGCGGGATCACTGTCCCTTGGGATCCCGCAGAGCCCGAAGCGGTACGCTGGCAGCGTCTCCGTAAAAGCTTGCGCCAAGTAGCTCTAGGTCAGGCCCTGAGTCAAGCGCAAAACGTATCTAAAAAGCGCGCATAG
- a CDS encoding complex I subunit 4 family protein: MGFPYLTSIVIFLPLLGALLMLPMRHLAAIRWTALLTTTVTFLLSLLLYAGFDPAGDPAQPQLADRISGWFPGLDIQYYVGIDGLGLLLILLTTLLGPVVVLSSWNYIDRYQKGYYALLLVLQTGMTGVFAAYDLLLFYIFFELTLIPMYFIIGIWGGEDRIYAAVKFVLYTLVGSLLMLVGILYLGFAAGDGVNGGVFTTDYFKVLAYSVPLAAQGWLFFVFALAFAIKVPLFPLHTWLPDAHVQAPTGGSVILAGVLLKMGTYGLVRFCLPFFPNAAQDFALWMAVLAVVGIVYGALVSRVQADAKKLVAYSSVSHLGFVVLGIFAFTVEALQGAIIQMVNHGLSTGALFLLVGMLYERRHTRLMEEFGGIARVMPVFAFFLVFTALASAGLPGLNGFVGEFMILLGSLKSTVIGHPVLIALATSGVILAAVYLLWLLYRTLFGPIQKEVNRTLSDLKAREVLLLAPLAVLMLWIGVAPKPFLTRSEPTARFLLETVAQKRLSALQEAERGVENAALNGFTDHQNVVQ; encoded by the coding sequence ATGGGTTTCCCGTATCTGACCTCGATTGTTATTTTCCTCCCCCTTCTTGGAGCTTTGCTGATGCTGCCGATGCGCCACCTGGCGGCCATTCGGTGGACGGCGTTGCTCACGACGACCGTTACGTTTTTGCTGTCGCTGTTGCTCTATGCCGGGTTTGATCCCGCAGGCGATCCTGCGCAGCCCCAGCTTGCTGACCGCATCAGTGGCTGGTTCCCAGGGCTGGACATCCAGTACTATGTAGGTATCGATGGCCTAGGGCTATTGCTCATCCTGCTGACCACGCTGCTTGGGCCGGTGGTGGTGCTTTCGTCATGGAACTACATTGATCGCTATCAAAAAGGGTACTACGCGCTGCTGTTGGTGCTGCAAACCGGCATGACCGGGGTCTTTGCTGCTTACGATCTCCTCCTGTTTTACATCTTTTTTGAGCTGACGCTCATCCCGATGTACTTCATTATTGGCATTTGGGGAGGCGAAGACCGCATCTATGCGGCGGTTAAGTTTGTGCTCTACACGCTGGTGGGATCGCTTTTAATGCTGGTGGGCATTCTGTACTTGGGTTTTGCAGCTGGAGATGGGGTCAACGGCGGCGTATTTACCACGGATTACTTTAAAGTGCTGGCTTACTCTGTCCCATTGGCAGCACAAGGCTGGCTGTTTTTTGTATTTGCCTTAGCTTTTGCAATCAAAGTGCCGCTGTTTCCGCTGCATACCTGGTTGCCTGATGCACACGTGCAAGCGCCTACCGGCGGCTCGGTCATTCTAGCTGGTGTGCTGCTCAAGATGGGGACCTATGGTCTGGTGCGGTTTTGTTTGCCGTTTTTCCCGAATGCAGCGCAAGACTTTGCGCTTTGGATGGCTGTGCTGGCTGTTGTTGGGATTGTGTATGGTGCGCTGGTTTCCCGCGTGCAGGCCGATGCGAAAAAGCTGGTGGCCTATTCCTCGGTAAGCCACCTGGGATTTGTGGTACTAGGTATTTTTGCTTTTACTGTTGAGGCTTTGCAGGGCGCAATTATTCAGATGGTCAACCATGGCCTGTCGACAGGTGCCCTTTTCTTGCTGGTAGGCATGCTCTACGAGCGGCGGCATACACGGTTGATGGAGGAATTTGGCGGTATTGCACGCGTAATGCCGGTGTTTGCCTTTTTCTTGGTTTTTACAGCGTTGGCTTCGGCAGGCCTTCCGGGGCTGAATGGTTTTGTAGGCGAGTTCATGATACTGTTGGGTTCCCTGAAGAGCACTGTCATCGGCCATCCCGTTTTAATTGCTTTGGCAACTTCGGGGGTCATTTTGGCCGCTGTGTATTTGCTTTGGCTGCTTTACCGAACGTTGTTTGGGCCGATTCAAAAAGAAGTCAACCGTACGCTTAGCGATTTAAAGGCACGGGAGGTGTTGCTGCTGGCACCTCTGGCTGTGCTGATGCTCTGGATTGGGGTGGCACCTAAGCCATTTTTGACGCGGAGCGAACCCACGGCGCGCTTTCTGCTGGAGACAGTAGCACAAAAACGCCTAAGCGCTCTCCAGGAAGCCGAGCGTGGGGTAGAAAATGCAGCCCTAAACGGTTTCACCGATCATCAAAATGTCGTGCAGTAA
- the nuoL gene encoding NADH-quinone oxidoreductase subunit L: MHPTLLIGLILLLPLAGAAFSGLGGLAFPGLRRYKVLLGTLATLAVAVPFGLALWLFITYSGEPLVARFFTWMAAGGLELAFQYRIDELSLVMTLIVTGVGALIHLYSIGYMYEDRGYWRYFSYLNLFIFMMLNLVLADNLALLFLGWEGVGLCSYLLIGFWYEDFKNSEAANKAFIVNRVGDAAFLLAMFLLFRESGSLDFGTLLADPTTLPAGVVSVAVLLLFIGATGKSAQIPLFVWLPDAMAGPTPVSALIHAATMVTSGLYLFARISPLALAAPGILMVVALVGALTALMAATIALTQYDIKKVLAYSTVSQLGYMFMAAGVGAFFVSIFHVLTHAFFKACLFLGSGSVIHAMHHVEHALHARGHHGHLDPQDMRNMGGLGRFMPATRTTYLIATLAIAGFPLTAGFFSKDEILFKAFEYGYNGHTYAWVVWALGVVTALLTAFYMMRSYVLTFEGVPRWPMADQVHPHESPATMTLPLWILAALSLVGGFVGLPSVIAHGEWNLIHHYLGTSGGGPVAEPALHAHVPLAVEWALIGLGIGIALIGLYWSWSVYRRYGLAYDERLRQRLGTLYQLWAAKYYWDELYDRTVVQPLLRFARNGLAVFDQRIIDGAVNGTARLMAQLGQRVRHVQTGVVQAYAVAIVLGVALVLMLMLFG, from the coding sequence ATGCATCCTACGCTACTTATTGGACTGATTTTGCTGCTGCCCTTGGCTGGAGCAGCCTTTAGTGGGCTAGGGGGATTAGCTTTCCCAGGGTTGAGGCGGTACAAAGTGCTGCTGGGCACCCTAGCTACGTTGGCGGTGGCGGTACCCTTTGGATTAGCGCTTTGGTTATTTATAACCTACAGCGGTGAGCCGCTGGTGGCGCGTTTTTTCACCTGGATGGCCGCTGGGGGTCTGGAGCTGGCCTTTCAGTACCGCATCGATGAGCTTTCGCTGGTGATGACGCTCATCGTCACGGGCGTCGGCGCGCTGATTCACCTCTATTCGATAGGCTACATGTACGAGGACCGGGGCTACTGGAGGTACTTCAGCTACCTGAACCTCTTCATCTTCATGATGCTCAACCTGGTCCTTGCCGACAACCTGGCGTTGCTTTTTTTGGGTTGGGAGGGGGTAGGCTTGTGCTCTTATTTGCTCATTGGCTTTTGGTACGAAGACTTTAAAAACAGCGAAGCGGCCAATAAAGCCTTTATCGTTAACCGGGTGGGGGATGCGGCCTTTTTGCTGGCGATGTTTTTGCTCTTTCGGGAATCGGGCAGCCTTGACTTTGGAACGCTGCTTGCAGATCCCACAACGCTTCCGGCTGGTGTGGTCAGCGTGGCGGTGCTTTTGCTCTTTATTGGGGCAACAGGTAAAAGCGCACAAATTCCGCTTTTTGTGTGGCTACCTGATGCAATGGCGGGCCCAACGCCGGTTTCTGCGCTTATCCATGCCGCCACGATGGTTACTAGTGGACTGTACCTGTTTGCTCGCATTTCTCCCTTGGCTTTGGCGGCTCCGGGGATACTTATGGTTGTGGCTCTGGTAGGAGCGCTGACGGCCTTGATGGCGGCTACCATTGCGCTGACGCAGTACGACATCAAAAAAGTGCTGGCCTACTCCACCGTCTCGCAGCTGGGTTACATGTTCATGGCTGCTGGGGTAGGGGCATTTTTTGTGTCGATCTTTCATGTGCTCACCCATGCTTTCTTTAAGGCCTGTCTCTTTCTAGGTTCAGGGAGCGTCATTCACGCCATGCATCACGTCGAGCACGCGTTGCATGCCCGAGGGCATCACGGCCATCTTGATCCTCAGGATATGCGCAATATGGGGGGGCTGGGGCGTTTTATGCCAGCTACACGCACGACATACCTCATCGCTACGCTTGCTATAGCTGGCTTCCCGCTTACAGCTGGCTTTTTCTCCAAAGATGAGATTCTATTTAAAGCGTTTGAATACGGCTACAATGGCCACACCTATGCCTGGGTGGTTTGGGCGCTTGGCGTAGTGACGGCCTTGCTGACGGCGTTTTACATGATGCGTTCCTACGTACTGACGTTTGAGGGCGTGCCGCGTTGGCCTATGGCCGACCAAGTGCATCCGCACGAATCGCCAGCAACGATGACGCTGCCGCTCTGGATACTGGCGGCTTTGTCGCTGGTGGGCGGTTTTGTGGGACTCCCAAGCGTGATTGCACATGGCGAATGGAACCTGATTCATCACTATTTGGGCACTTCGGGCGGGGGACCTGTTGCCGAGCCCGCCTTGCATGCGCACGTGCCGCTAGCCGTTGAATGGGCCCTGATCGGGTTGGGTATTGGCATAGCGCTTATTGGGCTTTACTGGAGCTGGTCGGTTTATCGTCGCTATGGCCTGGCCTACGACGAGCGCCTGCGTCAGCGCTTGGGCACGCTCTATCAGCTTTGGGCAGCTAAGTACTACTGGGACGAGCTCTACGACCGAACGGTGGTGCAACCGCTGTTGCGCTTTGCCCGAAACGGACTGGCGGTCTTTGACCAGCGCATCATCGATGGGGCGGTCAACGGCACGGCACGCCTAATGGCGCAGCTGGGTCAGCGCGTGCGACACGTGCAAACAGGCGTGGTTCAGGCTTACGCAGTGGCGATTGTGTTGGGCGTAGCGCTGGTTTTGATGTTGATGCTGTTTGGCTAA